In Arcobacter sp. CECT 8983, a single window of DNA contains:
- the mqnP gene encoding menaquinone biosynthesis prenyltransferase MqnP, whose amino-acid sequence MNNILKKLNDFNELVMFKHSIFSLPFIFIAMVVASLQTNGSAWFGFKLLFLGILAAITARNFAMGFNRYMDRDIDALNPRTENRPNVDGRVSPKAMLVFNIANVLGFIAVAYFVNDLAFYLSVPILIIIGSYSYFKRFSYLAHVILGVSLALAPIAGVVAVSETITLWSVLLSIGVMFWVAGFDLLYSLQDIDVDKKLGLHSIPSKFGPRSTMLISRTFHTLTVIFWLLFAISSNSGLFTYLAVLTGAIMLSYEHYLVNKDFTKIDKAFFTVNGYLGIVFFFLVLIDAVV is encoded by the coding sequence ATGAATAATATATTGAAAAAACTTAATGATTTTAATGAACTTGTTATGTTCAAACACTCGATTTTCTCATTACCTTTTATATTTATAGCAATGGTTGTTGCCTCTTTACAAACCAATGGTTCTGCATGGTTTGGATTTAAACTTTTGTTTTTAGGTATTCTAGCTGCAATTACAGCTAGAAACTTTGCAATGGGCTTTAATAGATATATGGATAGAGATATTGATGCTCTTAATCCAAGAACTGAAAATAGACCCAATGTTGATGGAAGAGTAAGTCCAAAAGCAATGCTTGTTTTTAATATTGCAAATGTTTTAGGATTTATTGCTGTTGCATATTTTGTAAATGATTTAGCCTTTTATTTATCAGTTCCAATTTTAATAATAATTGGTTCATATTCTTATTTTAAAAGATTCTCATATTTAGCCCATGTAATTTTAGGAGTTTCTTTAGCGCTTGCCCCAATTGCAGGTGTTGTAGCAGTTAGTGAAACTATTACTTTATGGTCTGTTTTATTAAGTATTGGAGTTATGTTTTGGGTTGCTGGATTTGATTTACTTTATTCACTTCAAGATATAGATGTGGACAAAAAATTAGGACTTCACTCAATTCCAAGTAAGTTTGGTCCAAGAAGTACAATGCTTATTTCAAGGACTTTTCATACACTTACTGTTATTTTTTGGCTTTTATTTGCTATTAGTTCTAATAGTGGCTTATTTACTTATTTAGCAGTATTAACTGGGGCTATTATGCTTTCATATGAACACTATTTGGTAAACAAAGATTTTACAAAAATAGATAAAGCTTTTTTTACTGTAAATGGATATCTAGGAATTGTTTTCTTCTTTCTAGTATTAATTGATGCAGTAGTATAA
- a CDS encoding GGDEF domain-containing protein produces MENILKEITYLTLKQLKKENIILPSKYSKLFEENAKKLKFDLDNDSLVFKDLKQDSDVIDKVVQKTSEKLNTLNDSTQKAKEAIINKDVNTLNTVNKDLERMQKQIDLLQKELFSDVLTNAYNRKWFMDNYLKDDIFIHDGFMAFLDLNNFKMINDSYGHIIGDQVLRYLVNFLKKELDLPGVDIVRYAGDEFIVVFNKDKSTVLNPDKKMEQAQKKLAEQKLKSSKIQSLKFSFSYGLIPFKKGDDFEDLLDKVDDLMYMNKRKIKSKH; encoded by the coding sequence TTGGAGAATATATTAAAAGAGATTACATATCTAACTTTAAAGCAATTAAAAAAAGAGAATATTATTCTTCCTTCAAAATACTCTAAACTATTTGAAGAAAATGCTAAGAAATTGAAATTTGACTTAGATAATGATTCTTTAGTTTTCAAAGATTTAAAACAAGATAGTGATGTTATTGATAAAGTAGTACAAAAAACTAGTGAAAAACTTAATACCCTAAATGATTCTACACAAAAGGCAAAAGAAGCTATTATTAATAAGGATGTAAATACTTTAAATACTGTTAATAAAGATCTTGAAAGAATGCAAAAACAAATAGATCTTTTACAAAAAGAACTATTTTCTGATGTCTTAACTAATGCATACAATAGAAAATGGTTTATGGACAACTATTTAAAAGATGATATTTTTATTCATGATGGTTTTATGGCATTTTTAGATCTGAATAATTTTAAAATGATAAATGATAGCTATGGTCATATAATAGGTGATCAAGTATTAAGATATTTAGTAAATTTTTTAAAGAAAGAATTAGATTTGCCTGGAGTTGATATAGTAAGATATGCTGGAGATGAATTTATTGTAGTATTTAATAAAGATAAATCAACAGTTTTAAATCCAGATAAAAAGATGGAACAAGCCCAAAAAAAGTTAGCAGAACAAAAACTAAAGTCTTCTAAAATTCAGTCACTTAAATTCTCTTTTTCTTATGGATTAATTCCTTTTAAAAAAGGTGATGACTTTGAAGATTTACTTGATAAAGTAGATGATTTAATGTATATGAATAAAAGGAAGATTAAAAGTAAGCACTAG
- a CDS encoding mechanosensitive ion channel family protein, whose translation MNFKITVFKLFILLFLPIFIFAQEDTIKKSVEEHLDEQMLVALKVVENINKEKYAKLNIDEREYDKQINYLLNKIAINQREGNFVAVKRDEMNLQLLQEKREYEKTLKEIIQAKNSYKDKEYFRKIIKDNISLLESNALNRYKEIYNKAKKDKDNQVSVELIDTYDTLKKQRNKQQFVLTYLLNNMDEYRESYFFIDNFSIEYIISKIDSQPFISNISQFTSYYFKFSIGEVLFVIFVMGFFRIINTKLIFLFTTFINKIFMKKSDKEEDEMELFIKDSIEKPLIYALYTLSIHISLYALIKDPKAINTIVPWINTVYIGILTWASYALLDNWISNYAENLVERYPNVRREMIAFILRVTKVVLILIVILFLFMQLGIDIKAIAASLGVGGIAIALASKDTLANFFGSLNIMTDNSFSQGDWIVANEVEGTVVDIRMRTTRVRTFDNAMITIPNSELATTHIKNYSKRKIGRRIKMSIGLTYESAMEDIKQLKEDIREMLIEHPNIATVYDTTIPFTKRFQSAKREDLQGIQRTLLVYIDEFSSSSINILVYCFSKNPSWEEWLKTKEEVIIKISELVHKNNCQFAYPTQTLFLKN comes from the coding sequence ATGAATTTCAAAATTACAGTTTTTAAACTTTTTATTCTACTATTTTTACCTATTTTTATTTTTGCACAAGAAGATACTATTAAAAAAAGTGTAGAAGAACATTTAGATGAACAAATGCTTGTTGCTCTTAAAGTAGTTGAAAATATAAATAAAGAGAAATATGCCAAACTAAATATTGATGAAAGAGAATATGACAAACAGATAAATTATTTGTTAAATAAAATCGCAATAAATCAAAGAGAAGGAAATTTTGTAGCTGTTAAAAGAGATGAAATGAACCTTCAACTTTTACAAGAAAAAAGAGAATATGAAAAAACCTTAAAAGAGATAATTCAAGCAAAAAACTCTTATAAGGATAAAGAATACTTTAGAAAAATCATTAAAGATAATATCTCTTTATTAGAATCAAACGCTTTAAATAGATACAAAGAGATTTATAATAAAGCAAAAAAAGACAAAGATAATCAAGTATCAGTAGAGCTTATTGATACATATGATACTTTAAAAAAACAAAGAAATAAACAACAGTTTGTGCTAACATATCTTTTAAATAATATGGATGAATATAGAGAAAGCTATTTTTTCATAGATAACTTTAGTATTGAATATATAATTTCAAAAATAGATTCGCAACCATTTATTTCAAATATTTCTCAGTTTACTTCTTATTATTTTAAATTTTCAATTGGCGAAGTTTTATTTGTAATCTTTGTAATGGGGTTTTTTAGAATAATCAACACAAAACTTATCTTTTTATTTACTACTTTTATCAACAAAATTTTTATGAAAAAAAGTGATAAAGAAGAAGATGAAATGGAACTTTTCATAAAAGATTCTATAGAAAAGCCACTTATTTATGCACTATATACATTATCTATTCATATCTCTTTATACGCATTAATAAAAGATCCTAAAGCTATAAACACTATTGTTCCATGGATAAATACTGTTTATATTGGTATTTTAACTTGGGCATCGTATGCGTTACTTGATAATTGGATTTCAAACTATGCAGAAAATCTTGTAGAAAGATATCCAAATGTTAGAAGAGAGATGATTGCATTTATTTTAAGGGTTACAAAAGTAGTTTTAATACTAATTGTAATTCTTTTTCTTTTTATGCAACTTGGAATTGATATAAAAGCTATTGCTGCTTCTCTTGGGGTTGGGGGTATCGCTATTGCTTTAGCTTCTAAAGATACCTTAGCTAACTTTTTTGGTTCCTTAAATATTATGACAGATAACTCATTTTCACAAGGTGATTGGATAGTTGCAAATGAAGTAGAAGGTACAGTTGTTGATATTAGAATGAGAACAACAAGAGTAAGAACTTTTGATAATGCAATGATTACTATTCCAAACTCTGAACTTGCAACAACTCATATTAAAAATTACTCTAAAAGAAAAATTGGTAGAAGAATCAAAATGTCTATTGGTCTTACATATGAAAGTGCAATGGAAGATATTAAACAATTAAAAGAAGATATAAGAGAAATGCTAATAGAGCATCCAAATATTGCTACTGTATATGATACAACTATACCTTTTACAAAACGATTTCAGTCTGCAAAAAGAGAAGATTTACAAGGTATTCAAAGAACTCTTTTAGTTTATATTGATGAGTTTAGCAGTAGTTCAATAAATATCTTAGTTTATTGTTTCAGCAAAAATCCATCTTGGGAAGAGTGGCTAAAAACAAAAGAAGAAGTGATAATTAAAATTAGTGAGTTAGTTCATAAAAACAACTGTCAATTTGCTTATCCAACTCAAACTCTTTTTCTTAAAAACTAA
- a CDS encoding methyl-accepting chemotaxis protein — MYKNLSSKAKLLINMILAQLGFAVITTTAIITSNDLVAILIVNLFFAIIVGYMNFAAMKRITGGIDRFKKYMDDIMDFVFMRTNRIEKAKYMKNDEIGLILTEMNSYVDKIDIIRKDDMRVLGEVVLTMDKVSRGTYKCRINSQSKNFMIKALRDTINKMLDITESNMNELKTSLEKYANDDYREKINISPELTDDMLNVMESINILGESLSTNAKKNFENGQKLEKNSISMNNSVRNVAHKANEQAASLEETAAALEEITSITRNNTNNATQMATLSGTVQKSVENGQVLASKTAQSMEEINEEVASINEAITVIDQIAFQTNILSLNAAVEAATAGEAGKGFAVVAQEVRNLANRSAEAAKEIKSIVEKARDKTAEGKDISNSMIKGYEELNSHMKETLEIIADVSSASKEQMTGIEQINNTVSMLDRVTQENASEANNVTQVANDTLSMANELVNEAKQKQFN; from the coding sequence ATGTACAAAAATCTTTCTTCGAAAGCAAAACTTTTAATCAATATGATTTTAGCACAACTAGGTTTTGCTGTTATTACTACAACAGCGATTATAACTTCAAATGATTTAGTAGCAATTTTAATTGTTAATTTATTTTTTGCAATTATAGTAGGCTATATGAATTTTGCTGCTATGAAAAGAATCACTGGTGGAATAGATAGATTTAAAAAATATATGGATGATATTATGGATTTTGTTTTTATGAGAACAAATAGAATTGAAAAAGCAAAATACATGAAAAATGATGAAATAGGTCTAATCTTGACTGAAATGAATTCATATGTTGATAAGATTGATATTATTAGAAAAGATGATATGAGAGTTCTTGGTGAAGTTGTATTAACAATGGACAAAGTGTCAAGGGGAACTTATAAGTGTAGAATTAATAGTCAATCAAAAAACTTTATGATTAAAGCTTTAAGAGATACTATCAATAAAATGTTAGATATCACAGAGAGCAATATGAATGAGCTAAAAACATCATTAGAAAAATATGCAAATGATGATTATAGAGAAAAAATAAATATCTCTCCTGAGCTTACTGATGATATGTTAAATGTTATGGAATCAATTAATATATTAGGTGAAAGTTTATCTACAAATGCAAAGAAAAATTTTGAAAACGGTCAAAAGTTAGAAAAAAACTCTATTAGTATGAATAACTCAGTTAGAAATGTTGCCCATAAAGCAAATGAACAAGCTGCAAGTTTAGAAGAAACAGCCGCAGCTTTAGAAGAAATCACAAGTATCACTAGAAATAATACAAACAATGCAACTCAAATGGCAACATTAAGTGGTACTGTTCAAAAATCCGTAGAAAATGGACAAGTATTAGCTTCTAAAACAGCTCAATCAATGGAAGAGATTAATGAAGAGGTTGCTTCAATAAATGAAGCAATTACAGTAATCGATCAAATAGCATTCCAAACAAATATTCTTTCTTTAAACGCAGCAGTAGAAGCAGCAACAGCAGGAGAAGCAGGAAAAGGATTTGCAGTAGTAGCACAAGAAGTGCGAAACTTAGCAAATAGAAGTGCAGAGGCTGCAAAAGAGATTAAAAGTATAGTAGAAAAAGCTAGAGATAAAACAGCTGAAGGGAAAGATATCTCAAATAGTATGATTAAAGGTTATGAAGAATTAAATAGTCATATGAAAGAGACTTTAGAAATCATTGCAGATGTTTCTAGTGCATCTAAAGAACAAATGACAGGAATTGAACAAATTAACAATACTGTATCAATGTTAGACCGTGTAACTCAAGAAAATGCAAGTGAAGCAAACAATGTTACACAAGTTGCTAATGACACTTTATCAATGGCAAATGAATTAGTTAATGAAGCAAAGCAAAAACAATTTAACTAA
- a CDS encoding cache domain-containing protein, translated as MIDKNENRILNIIKYSPIVFILFCSIFIGYFIKIEHTKNIKAEKEQLQKSFVEQERSRVEFITKKAYELIAKKDKTKTEILRTKLKNHVTNAYNIAMSIYENNKNTKSKEEITKLIKDALRQIRFLSGRGYFFIFSMKGTSILNASFPKIEGKDLWEYQDAKGTFLLKEMSAILKKQDEVFYDWYWNKPDYENNPEYLKVGFFKKFEPYDWFIGTGEYMHDFTKEVKKEALEVVQNLEYKNDGYIFIIDSKGEIISTLHKQMIGVNIHEFNINRELSKKFDLFVSSNRKGEFFNYKVYKEIDDTKPKNKTAYMKKFDNWNWVIGSGFNIEDVDFVIEERQKILEDKYDNYLKKLIILSTIFLAVVLVLSFFISKYLEKIFIAYKTVLKNKNENLLRAQKLAKLGDWELDISSNEIYWSDEVYKIFDIAEDKKIDLSFMESLIDQEDKKTFANSIKRVIEKGEKHCCICKIKRQKDNKTLWLDFKGEIDKSNNTIIGTIQDITVRKNLELEKEQHEKILYQQSKMAAMGEMLNNIAHQWRQPLSTISTAATGIKLQKDMDILKDEDLTHAMDNINNSAQYLSQTIEDFRNFFNPKNSSYKELSLNESIDKSLSLVEAQFKAKSIAIIKNIEEIRLFTLENEFIQVLINILNNSRDALLEQTIENKVIMINSKVENEILTLEIIDNAGGISEEIINRVFEPYFTTKYKGQGTGIGLYMSQEIVTKLLKGHISVSNKEFEYENKSYKGACFTIVQNINSKK; from the coding sequence ATGATAGATAAGAATGAAAATAGAATCTTGAATATAATAAAATATTCACCTATTGTCTTTATTCTTTTTTGTTCTATTTTCATAGGATACTTTATAAAAATAGAACATACAAAGAATATAAAAGCAGAAAAAGAACAACTTCAAAAAAGTTTTGTAGAGCAAGAACGATCTAGAGTTGAATTTATTACTAAAAAAGCTTATGAACTTATTGCAAAAAAAGACAAAACAAAAACAGAAATCCTTAGAACTAAACTAAAAAATCATGTAACAAATGCATATAATATTGCAATGTCTATTTATGAAAACAATAAAAATACAAAATCAAAAGAAGAAATTACAAAACTAATAAAAGATGCTTTAAGACAGATTCGTTTTTTAAGTGGAAGAGGTTATTTCTTTATTTTCTCAATGAAAGGAACAAGTATTTTAAATGCATCTTTTCCTAAAATTGAAGGTAAAGATTTATGGGAATATCAAGATGCCAAAGGAACTTTTTTACTTAAAGAAATGAGTGCAATTTTAAAAAAACAAGATGAGGTTTTCTATGATTGGTATTGGAATAAACCTGATTATGAAAACAATCCAGAATATCTAAAAGTAGGTTTCTTTAAAAAGTTTGAACCCTATGATTGGTTTATAGGAACAGGTGAGTATATGCATGACTTTACCAAAGAAGTAAAAAAAGAAGCTTTAGAAGTAGTACAAAACTTAGAATATAAAAACGATGGATATATTTTTATTATTGACTCAAAGGGTGAAATTATTAGTACTCTTCATAAGCAAATGATTGGTGTAAATATTCATGAATTTAATATTAATAGAGAACTATCTAAAAAGTTTGATTTATTTGTATCTTCAAATAGAAAAGGAGAATTTTTTAATTATAAGGTCTATAAAGAAATAGATGATACTAAACCAAAAAATAAAACAGCATATATGAAGAAATTTGATAACTGGAATTGGGTTATTGGATCTGGATTTAATATAGAAGATGTTGATTTTGTTATAGAAGAAAGACAAAAGATTTTAGAGGATAAATATGATAACTATTTAAAAAAACTTATTATATTGAGTACTATCTTTTTAGCAGTTGTTTTAGTACTTTCATTTTTTATATCTAAATATCTAGAAAAAATCTTTATAGCGTATAAAACTGTATTAAAAAATAAAAATGAAAATTTGCTTCGTGCTCAAAAACTTGCAAAGCTTGGTGACTGGGAATTAGATATATCTTCAAATGAAATATATTGGTCAGATGAAGTGTATAAAATATTTGATATTGCAGAAGATAAAAAAATTGATTTATCTTTTATGGAAAGTTTAATTGATCAAGAAGATAAAAAAACCTTTGCAAACTCTATCAAAAGAGTCATTGAAAAAGGTGAAAAACATTGTTGTATTTGTAAGATAAAAAGACAAAAAGATAACAAAACTCTTTGGTTAGACTTTAAAGGTGAGATAGATAAATCTAATAATACAATCATTGGTACAATTCAAGATATCACAGTTAGAAAAAACTTAGAATTAGAAAAAGAACAACATGAAAAAATCCTTTATCAACAATCAAAAATGGCAGCAATGGGGGAAATGTTAAATAATATTGCCCACCAATGGAGACAACCTTTATCTACAATTTCAACAGCTGCAACTGGAATTAAACTTCAGAAAGATATGGATATTTTAAAAGATGAAGATTTAACTCATGCAATGGATAATATCAACAATTCTGCACAATATTTATCTCAAACAATAGAAGACTTCAGGAACTTTTTCAATCCTAAAAATAGTAGCTATAAAGAGTTAAGTCTAAATGAATCAATTGATAAGTCTTTATCATTAGTAGAGGCTCAATTCAAAGCTAAAAGCATAGCTATCATAAAAAATATAGAAGAAATTAGACTCTTTACTTTGGAAAATGAGTTTATTCAAGTATTGATAAATATTTTAAATAATTCTAGGGATGCTTTATTGGAACAAACTATTGAAAATAAAGTAATTATGATTAATTCAAAAGTTGAAAATGAAATATTAACTTTAGAAATTATTGATAATGCAGGGGGAATAAGTGAAGAGATAATAAACCGAGTATTTGAACCATATTTTACTACTAAATATAAAGGACAAGGTACGGGAATAGGATTATATATGTCACAAGAGATTGTCACAAAACTATTAAAAGGTCATATCTCAGTTTCAAATAAAGAATTTGAATACGAAAATAAATCTTATAAAGGAGCTTGTTTTACAATAGTCCAGAATATAAATTCCAAAAAGTAA
- a CDS encoding PAS domain-containing protein — NPHSMVRHKDMPKKAFKSLWDTVQKGETWTGYVKNATKTGGYYWVFATVYPFESCDGTKGYLSCRRKPSREEISEAEVLYANWNKEEGR; from the coding sequence GAATCCACATAGTATGGTAAGACATAAAGATATGCCAAAAAAAGCATTTAAAAGCCTTTGGGATACAGTGCAAAAAGGTGAGACATGGACAGGCTATGTAAAAAATGCAACAAAAACAGGAGGTTATTATTGGGTATTTGCAACAGTATATCCCTTTGAGAGTTGTGATGGTACTAAAGGGTATTTGTCTTGTAGAAGGAAACCATCAAGAGAAGAAATATCAGAAGCTGAAGTTTTATATGCAAACTGGAATAAAGAAGAAGGAAGGTAA
- a CDS encoding cache domain-containing protein, which translates to MLIKSEKQLLSFIKYSPVLIITLIAILINILIYVQNEENFQKDLKIYKKNYIESKKRLTKFQVEKAYKDIQRERDNIEQRLENRLKSRVQEAYNIIKNLHEKYSHLEEKELLNIIKESLRPIRFNEGRGYFYLVKNSGITILHPIIPQQENKDSSQRKDENGNYLYKDILEHFKTHDEYFGELKAVKPDIAHKRFDKVSYIKLYKPLDILIGTGEYKEDFLNEMKNHIIKEYIQNIRYGKNGYIFIFDYDGYQLAHIKKEYIGKKRIDLVDSNGFMITKEIIKQAKKGPGFINYIGSIMPETGKPAYKTTYIIGIDDWGWAIGSGFYNLDMLNYLETKKKELRQMNNESLKNTLVISLILCAILIALSFYVSNILEKFFTRYHERIENEILENRKKDMVLYQQSKMASMGEMLGNIAHQWRQPLSSVSTIASGTRIQKELGMLDDKEFDKGMETIVNTTKHLSQTIDDFREFFNPNRIKEEISTQTLYNKAIQLISSRLTTKEIELKSNIDDANFVTYENELLQGLMNILNNAIDAFENKHIKNRVIEFNIKYELECKMPSCAIEECTQGKEGYITITIQDNAGGIQEDNLDKIFDAYFTTKHKSQGTGIGLYMTYEIINKHLKGFISVENSEITYNKESYKGAKFTIILPTRIEEG; encoded by the coding sequence TTGCTTATAAAAAGTGAAAAACAACTTTTAAGTTTTATCAAATATTCACCTGTTCTTATTATTACCCTTATTGCTATACTAATTAATATTTTAATCTATGTACAAAATGAAGAAAACTTTCAAAAAGATTTGAAAATTTATAAAAAGAACTATATTGAATCAAAAAAGAGACTTACAAAGTTTCAAGTAGAAAAAGCTTATAAAGATATTCAAAGAGAAAGAGACAACATTGAACAAAGACTTGAAAACAGATTAAAATCAAGAGTTCAAGAAGCCTATAACATAATTAAAAATTTGCACGAAAAATACTCTCACTTAGAAGAAAAAGAGCTTTTAAATATTATAAAAGAAAGCCTTAGACCAATTAGGTTTAATGAAGGTAGAGGTTACTTCTATTTAGTGAAAAATAGTGGAATTACAATTCTTCATCCAATTATCCCACAACAGGAAAATAAAGATAGTTCACAAAGAAAAGATGAAAATGGTAATTATTTATATAAAGATATCCTTGAACACTTTAAAACACATGATGAATATTTCGGAGAATTAAAAGCTGTTAAACCTGATATTGCTCATAAAAGATTTGACAAAGTTAGTTATATAAAGTTATATAAACCTCTTGATATATTAATTGGAACAGGTGAATATAAAGAAGATTTTCTTAATGAAATGAAAAACCATATTATAAAAGAGTACATTCAGAATATAAGATATGGTAAAAATGGATATATTTTTATTTTTGATTATGATGGATATCAACTTGCTCATATAAAAAAGGAATACATAGGAAAGAAAAGAATTGATTTAGTTGATTCAAATGGTTTTATGATTACAAAAGAGATTATAAAACAAGCAAAAAAAGGACCTGGTTTTATTAACTATATTGGTTCAATTATGCCTGAAACTGGAAAACCTGCATATAAAACAACATATATTATAGGTATTGATGATTGGGGTTGGGCTATTGGTTCTGGTTTTTATAATTTAGATATGTTAAATTATTTAGAAACAAAGAAAAAAGAGTTAAGGCAAATGAATAATGAGTCTTTAAAAAACACTCTAGTTATAAGCTTAATTCTTTGTGCAATTTTAATAGCCCTATCTTTTTATGTTTCGAATATTTTGGAAAAATTCTTTACAAGATATCATGAACGAATTGAAAATGAAATACTAGAAAATAGAAAAAAAGATATGGTTTTATACCAACAATCAAAAATGGCTTCTATGGGTGAAATGTTAGGTAATATTGCTCACCAATGGAGACAACCTTTATCTTCAGTTTCAACTATTGCTTCAGGAACAAGAATTCAAAAAGAGTTAGGAATGCTTGATGATAAAGAGTTTGATAAAGGAATGGAAACGATTGTAAATACTACTAAACATCTTTCTCAAACAATTGATGACTTTAGAGAGTTCTTTAACCCTAATAGAATAAAAGAAGAGATTAGTACTCAAACCTTATATAACAAAGCTATTCAACTAATCTCATCAAGACTTACAACAAAAGAGATTGAACTTAAATCTAATATTGATGATGCAAATTTTGTAACATATGAGAATGAGCTTCTTCAAGGTTTAATGAATATACTAAACAATGCTATTGATGCTTTTGAAAATAAACATATTAAAAATAGAGTAATTGAGTTTAATATAAAATATGAACTTGAATGCAAAATGCCAAGTTGTGCTATTGAAGAGTGTACTCAAGGGAAAGAAGGCTATATTACTATTACTATTCAAGATAATGCTGGTGGAATTCAAGAAGATAACTTAGATAAAATATTTGATGCATACTTTACAACAAAGCACAAAAGCCAAGGTACTGGCATTGGTTTATATATGACATATGAAATCATAAATAAACATCTAAAAGGTTTTATCAGTGTTGAAAACTCTGAAATAACATATAATAAAGAAAGCTACAAAGGCGCAAAGTTTACTATTATTTTACCAACTAGAATTGAAGAAGGTTAA
- the purT gene encoding formate-dependent phosphoribosylglycinamide formyltransferase codes for MNFTAPLKSDSIKIMLLGSGELGKEVIIEAQRLGIETIAVDSYNNAPAQLVANKAYTINMKNKNEILDVIRREKPDYILPEVEAINIEALFTAENEGYHVIPNADAVNKTMNRKNIREFAAVELGLPTSKYEFVTTFEGLEKAAGNIGFPCVIKPVMSSSGHGQSIARSEADLQNSWELAKEARGDASELIVEEFITFDYEITMLTARNENQTVFCEPIGHIQQDGDYIFSWQPMNMSETAKRKSQEVAKTITDGLGGRGIFGVELFVKGDEVYFSEVSPRPHDTGMVTMITQSQSEFALHVRAVLGLPLNFIDYGAGASAAYKAKNDTFNPVVEIKDEAFTATSYARVFGKPQSHEGRRMAVALTFDKDSSDKALQQAKELIENYSDK; via the coding sequence ATGAATTTTACAGCACCTCTTAAATCAGACTCTATAAAGATTATGCTTCTAGGAAGTGGAGAGTTAGGTAAAGAAGTTATTATTGAAGCACAAAGATTAGGAATTGAAACTATTGCCGTTGATTCTTATAATAATGCTCCTGCTCAATTAGTTGCAAATAAAGCTTATACAATCAATATGAAAAATAAAAATGAGATTTTAGATGTAATCAGAAGGGAAAAACCTGATTACATTTTACCTGAAGTTGAAGCTATTAATATTGAGGCACTTTTTACTGCTGAAAATGAAGGTTACCATGTAATACCAAATGCAGATGCAGTAAACAAAACTATGAATAGAAAAAACATCAGAGAATTTGCAGCAGTTGAACTAGGACTTCCAACTTCTAAATATGAGTTTGTTACTACTTTTGAAGGTTTAGAAAAAGCAGCAGGAAATATTGGTTTTCCTTGTGTTATAAAACCTGTAATGAGTTCATCAGGTCATGGACAAAGTATTGCAAGAAGTGAAGCTGATTTACAAAACTCTTGGGAACTTGCAAAAGAAGCAAGGGGTGATGCTAGCGAATTAATCGTTGAAGAGTTTATTACATTTGATTATGAAATTACTATGTTAACTGCTAGAAACGAAAACCAAACTGTATTTTGTGAACCTATTGGACATATCCAACAAGACGGTGACTATATCTTCTCATGGCAACCAATGAATATGAGCGAGACTGCTAAAAGAAAATCTCAAGAAGTAGCAAAAACTATCACTGATGGTTTAGGTGGAAGAGGTATTTTTGGTGTTGAATTGTTTGTAAAAGGTGATGAAGTTTATTTTTCTGAAGTAAGTCCAAGACCACATGATACTGGTATGGTAACAATGATTACACAATCTCAAAGTGAATTTGCACTTCATGTAAGAGCAGTTTTAGGTCTTCCTTTAAATTTTATTGATTATGGAGCAGGAGCAAGTGCTGCATATAAAGCTAAAAATGATACATTTAATCCAGTTGTTGAAATAAAAGATGAAGCCTTTACAGCTACTTCATATGCAAGAGTATTTGGTAAACCTCAAAGCCATGAAGGTAGAAGAATGGCAGTTGCTTTAACTTTTGATAAAGATAGTAGTGATAAAGCACTGCAACAAGCAAAAGAGCTTATCGAAAACTATAGTGATAAATAA